A genomic window from Serratia liquefaciens includes:
- a CDS encoding YjaG family protein, with product MLRNPIHLRLEKLESWQHLTFMASLCERMYPNYQMFCLQTEFGDPAIYRRILDLVWETLVVKDAKVNFDSQLEKLEEAIPSAEDYDLYGVYPAIDACIALGELIHSRLSGETLEHAIAISETSIRTVAMLEMTQAGKEMTDDELKVLPAVEEEWDIQWEIFRLLADCEERDLELIKGLRSDLREAAVSNIGINLTQ from the coding sequence ATGCTACGTAACCCGATCCATTTACGTCTGGAAAAGCTTGAAAGCTGGCAACATTTGACCTTTATGGCCAGTTTGTGCGAGCGTATGTATCCGAATTACCAGATGTTCTGCCTGCAAACCGAGTTTGGCGATCCGGCGATTTACCGCCGTATTCTGGATTTGGTGTGGGAAACGCTGGTGGTCAAGGACGCCAAGGTCAACTTTGACAGCCAGCTGGAGAAGTTGGAAGAGGCGATACCTTCGGCAGAAGATTACGATCTTTACGGCGTTTACCCGGCTATTGACGCCTGTATCGCATTAGGGGAACTGATCCATTCGCGACTCAGCGGGGAGACGCTAGAGCACGCCATCGCCATTAGCGAAACGTCAATTCGCACCGTGGCGATGTTGGAAATGACTCAGGCCGGTAAAGAAATGACCGACGATGAGCTCAAGGTTTTGCCTGCGGTAGAGGAAGAATGGGACATTCAATGGGAAATTTTCCGCCTGTTGGCTGACTGCGAAGAACGTGATTTAGAGCTGATCAAAGGCTTGCGTTCCGACCTCCGCGAGGCGGCGGTAAGTAATATCGGGATAAATTTAACGCAATAA
- a CDS encoding HesA/MoeB/ThiF family protein has protein sequence MLNDQEFLRYSRQLLLEDIGPEGQEKLKGSTALIVGLGGLGSPAALYLAAAGVGTLLLADDDTLHVTNLQRQILYRSPDVAKSKAALAQRQLQALNPMVESIALEQRLQGEILHHAVERADLILDCCDNMETRHAVNAACIRANKPLISGSAVGFSGQLLVIEPPYAHGCYACLYPEQTEPQRNCRTAGVLGPVVGVIGTLQALEAIKMLAGMPSSLNGKLRLFDGKQQSWSTLQLSQASTCAVCGGTA, from the coding sequence ATGTTGAACGATCAAGAGTTTCTGCGTTACAGCCGCCAGTTACTGCTGGAAGACATTGGCCCGGAAGGCCAGGAGAAGCTAAAAGGTTCGACGGCGCTGATCGTCGGGCTCGGGGGCTTAGGCTCCCCTGCAGCGCTCTATCTGGCTGCCGCCGGCGTCGGTACTCTGTTGCTGGCCGATGACGATACGCTTCACGTCACCAACCTGCAGCGCCAGATCTTGTACCGCAGCCCCGACGTTGCAAAAAGCAAAGCCGCTTTGGCACAGCGCCAGCTGCAGGCACTGAATCCGATGGTCGAATCCATTGCGCTGGAACAACGGCTGCAAGGCGAAATCTTGCACCACGCCGTGGAACGCGCCGATCTCATTTTGGACTGCTGCGACAACATGGAAACCCGTCATGCAGTGAACGCTGCCTGCATCAGGGCCAACAAACCGCTTATCAGCGGCAGCGCGGTGGGCTTCAGCGGCCAGCTGCTGGTCATTGAACCGCCTTATGCCCACGGCTGTTACGCCTGCCTGTACCCGGAGCAAACCGAACCGCAGCGTAATTGCCGCACCGCCGGTGTACTCGGCCCGGTGGTCGGCGTCATAGGCACGCTGCAAGCCCTGGAGGCGATAAAAATGCTGGCGGGTATGCCTTCGTCACTCAACGGCAAGCTGCGGTTGTTCGACGGTAAGCAACAAAGCTGGAGCACCTTGCAACTCAGCCAGGCCAGCACCTGCGCGGTATGCGGAGGGACAGCATGA
- a CDS encoding thiazole synthase: MLQIADTLFTSRLFTGTGKFATPTLMLDALQASGSQLVTMAMKRVDLRGGNDAILAPLQQLGVRLLPNTSGAKTAAEAVFAARLAREALGTHWVKLEIHPDVKYLLPDPIETLKAAETLVKEGFVVLPYCGADPVLCKRLEEVGCAAVMPLGSPIGSNRGLRTRDFLEIIIEQAKVPVVVDAGIGAPSHALEAMELGADAVLVNTAIAVARDPVQMARAFRLALEAGELARQAGLGSSQRGAAASSPLTAFLSQAGEAL, from the coding sequence ATGCTGCAAATCGCCGATACCCTCTTTACTTCACGCCTGTTTACCGGCACCGGCAAATTCGCCACCCCAACGCTGATGCTGGATGCCCTGCAGGCCTCCGGCTCGCAGTTGGTGACCATGGCGATGAAGCGCGTTGATCTGCGCGGCGGCAATGATGCCATTCTGGCCCCGCTGCAGCAGTTGGGCGTTCGCTTGCTGCCAAATACCTCAGGTGCCAAAACCGCTGCCGAGGCAGTGTTTGCCGCTCGGTTGGCGCGTGAAGCGCTCGGCACCCACTGGGTCAAACTGGAAATTCACCCTGACGTGAAATACCTGCTGCCAGACCCCATAGAGACCCTGAAAGCGGCGGAAACCTTGGTAAAAGAAGGTTTTGTGGTACTGCCTTACTGCGGTGCCGACCCGGTGCTCTGTAAACGGTTGGAAGAAGTGGGCTGCGCGGCGGTCATGCCGCTCGGATCGCCAATCGGTTCCAACCGGGGTCTGCGCACCCGCGACTTTCTGGAGATCATTATCGAGCAGGCCAAAGTACCGGTGGTGGTGGACGCCGGTATCGGTGCACCAAGCCATGCGCTGGAAGCCATGGAACTGGGCGCCGATGCGGTGCTGGTGAATACGGCTATCGCCGTGGCACGCGATCCCGTGCAGATGGCGCGTGCTTTCCGTTTGGCATTGGAAGCCGGCGAACTGGCGCGCCAGGCCGGTTTGGGCAGTAGCCAACGCGGTGCTGCGGCCTCCAGCCCGCTGACGGCTTTTCTCAGCCAGGCCGGGGAGGCGCTGTGA
- the thiS gene encoding sulfur carrier protein ThiS, protein MKIRLNDQPLALAQPLSVDALLEQLEHHQPGTALAINQIIIPRADWANHLVQDGDDILLFQAIAGG, encoded by the coding sequence ATGAAAATCCGGCTTAATGATCAGCCGTTGGCATTGGCGCAGCCACTGAGCGTCGACGCACTGCTCGAGCAGTTGGAGCACCACCAGCCAGGTACGGCGCTGGCTATCAACCAAATCATCATCCCGCGTGCAGACTGGGCTAACCACCTGGTGCAAGACGGTGATGACATCCTGTTGTTTCAAGCGATCGCCGGAGGCTGA
- a CDS encoding acyl-CoA thioesterase — MNLYLRLLWILISSCWKPRMSMDALTSTLQTRVWLNDIDINLHMNNGRYLTVCDLNRVDMFIRTGLMKLMLKRRWSPIVSQLNMDYKKALQPFQRYQVSMTITHWDDRYFYATHTFSVGDRIVALGTSQAVVLGKEGVVAPEEVVKSVQQYQQAKESKPTAPQ; from the coding sequence ATGAACCTGTACCTGCGACTGCTTTGGATCTTGATCTCATCATGCTGGAAACCGCGCATGTCGATGGATGCCCTGACCAGCACCCTGCAAACCCGAGTGTGGCTGAATGACATCGATATCAATCTGCATATGAACAATGGTCGCTATCTGACGGTTTGCGATCTCAATCGGGTGGATATGTTTATCCGCACAGGCCTGATGAAGTTAATGCTGAAGCGGCGTTGGTCGCCGATAGTTAGCCAACTGAACATGGATTACAAAAAGGCGCTGCAACCATTCCAGCGTTATCAAGTCAGCATGACCATTACCCACTGGGACGATCGTTACTTTTATGCGACCCACACTTTCAGCGTCGGTGATCGGATCGTAGCGTTGGGTACGTCACAGGCTGTGGTGCTTGGGAAAGAAGGCGTGGTGGCGCCGGAAGAGGTAGTGAAAAGCGTGCAGCAATATCAGCAGGCAAAAGAGAGTAAGCCAACCGCGCCGCAGTGA
- the thiH gene encoding 2-iminoacetate synthase ThiH codes for MADDFSRRWQQLDWDDISLRINSKTARDVERALNADKLTREDFMALISPAAAPYLEPLAQRAQQLTRQRFGNVVSFYVPLYLSNLCANDCTYCGFSMSNRIKRKTLDAAEIERECLAIKALGFEHLLLVTGEHQTKVGMDYFRQHIPAIRRHFSSLMMEVQPLAQEEYAELKTLGLDGVLVYQETYHPATYLQHHLRGQKQDFHWRLATPDRLGRAGIDKIGLGALVGLSNSWRTDCYMLAEHLFYLQQTYWQSRYSISFPRLRPCAGGIEPASIMSEPQLVQLICAFRLFAPDVELSLSTRESPFFRDHMIPVAINSVSAGSKTQPGGYADDVPPELEQFEPHDGRTPQQVAQAISDAGLQPVWKDWDGYLGRSPQ; via the coding sequence ATGGCCGATGATTTCAGCCGCCGCTGGCAGCAGTTGGATTGGGATGATATCTCGCTGCGCATTAACAGCAAGACGGCGCGGGATGTGGAGCGCGCACTCAATGCGGACAAGCTGACGCGCGAAGACTTTATGGCCTTGATCTCTCCCGCCGCCGCCCCCTATCTGGAACCCCTGGCGCAACGTGCACAACAACTGACTCGCCAGCGTTTTGGTAACGTAGTCAGCTTCTATGTTCCCTTATACCTGTCCAATCTGTGTGCCAACGACTGCACCTACTGCGGCTTTTCGATGAGCAATCGCATCAAGCGCAAAACCCTGGATGCCGCAGAAATCGAGCGCGAATGCCTGGCGATAAAAGCACTGGGTTTCGAGCATCTGCTGTTGGTGACCGGTGAACATCAAACCAAGGTGGGCATGGATTACTTCCGCCAGCATATTCCGGCGATCCGCCGCCATTTCAGTTCGCTGATGATGGAGGTGCAACCGCTGGCGCAAGAAGAGTATGCCGAACTGAAAACGCTGGGGCTGGATGGCGTGCTGGTGTATCAGGAAACCTATCATCCCGCCACCTATCTGCAGCATCACCTCCGTGGGCAGAAGCAGGACTTTCATTGGCGGCTGGCCACGCCGGATCGCCTGGGCCGCGCCGGGATCGACAAGATCGGTCTCGGTGCTCTGGTCGGGCTTTCCAACAGTTGGCGTACCGACTGCTATATGCTGGCCGAGCACCTGTTTTATCTACAGCAAACCTATTGGCAGAGCCGTTATTCCATCTCTTTCCCGCGCTTACGGCCTTGCGCCGGCGGCATCGAACCGGCGTCGATCATGAGTGAACCGCAACTGGTGCAACTGATCTGCGCTTTCCGACTGTTCGCGCCCGACGTGGAGCTTTCTTTGTCGACGCGTGAATCACCGTTCTTCCGCGATCACATGATCCCGGTGGCGATCAACAGCGTCAGTGCCGGATCCAAGACACAGCCCGGTGGCTATGCCGACGACGTGCCGCCTGAATTGGAACAGTTCGAACCGCACGATGGCCGTACGCCGCAGCAGGTGGCGCAAGCCATCAGCGATGCCGGATTGCAGCCGGTGTGGAAGGACTGGGACGGCTATCTGGGACGCAGCCCGCAATAA
- the thiC gene encoding phosphomethylpyrimidine synthase ThiC produces MSNVKKPRARKEQREEAQQFIDTLQGVSFPNSRRIYLQGSRNDLQVPMREIQLSPTLLGGDKDNPRYEPNEAIPVYDTAGPYGDPQSELNVHTGLVKLRAGWIAERGDTEELNGVSSGFTQQRLADEGLDHLRFEHLPRPRKAQSGKCVTQLHYARAGIITPEMEFIAIRENMGRERIRGDVLRQQHPGQSWGANLPENITPEFVRQEVAAGRAIIPANINHPESEPMIIGRNFLVKVNANIGNSAVTSSIEEEVEKLVWSTRWGADTVMDLSTGRYIHETREWILRNSPVPIGTVPIYQALEKVNGVAENLTWEMFRDTLLEQAEQGVDYFTIHAGVLLRYVPMTAKRLTGIVSRGGSIMAKWCLSHHQENFLYQHFREICEICAAYDVSLSLGDGLRPGSIQDANDEAQFAELHTLGELTKIAWEYDVQVMIEGPGHVPMQMIRRNMTEELEHCHEAPFYTLGPLTTDIAPGYDHFTSGIGAAMIGWFGCAMLCYVTPKEHLGLPNKEDVKQGLITYKIAAHAADLAKGHPGAQIRDNAMSKARFEFRWEDQFNLALDPATARAYHDETLPQESGKIAHFCSMCGPKFCSMKISQEVRDYAAAQEAAKPIEVQLTGMEKMSAEFRSRGSELYHSAGNLQEELSND; encoded by the coding sequence ATGTCTAACGTTAAAAAACCCCGTGCCCGTAAAGAGCAACGCGAAGAAGCCCAGCAGTTTATCGATACCCTTCAAGGCGTTTCCTTTCCCAATTCACGCCGGATTTATCTGCAGGGCTCACGCAACGATCTGCAGGTGCCGATGCGTGAAATCCAGCTTAGCCCGACGCTGCTTGGCGGCGACAAAGACAACCCACGGTACGAGCCCAACGAAGCCATTCCGGTATACGATACCGCGGGTCCTTACGGCGATCCGCAATCTGAACTTAATGTGCATACCGGCCTGGTTAAACTGCGTGCAGGCTGGATAGCTGAACGCGGTGATACCGAAGAGCTCAATGGCGTCAGTTCCGGTTTCACCCAGCAGCGCCTGGCGGATGAAGGCCTGGATCACCTGCGTTTTGAACATCTGCCGCGGCCGCGCAAGGCGCAATCTGGCAAATGCGTCACCCAGTTGCACTACGCCCGCGCTGGCATAATCACCCCGGAGATGGAGTTTATCGCCATCCGCGAAAACATGGGCCGCGAGCGTATCCGCGGCGATGTCCTGCGCCAGCAGCATCCGGGCCAAAGCTGGGGCGCCAACCTGCCGGAGAACATCACGCCGGAATTCGTTCGGCAGGAAGTCGCCGCCGGGCGCGCCATCATTCCCGCCAATATCAACCATCCCGAATCCGAGCCGATGATCATCGGTCGCAACTTTCTGGTGAAAGTTAACGCCAATATCGGCAACTCGGCGGTGACCTCATCCATCGAAGAGGAAGTCGAGAAACTGGTCTGGTCCACCCGCTGGGGCGCGGATACGGTGATGGACCTGTCCACCGGCCGCTATATCCACGAAACCCGCGAATGGATCCTGCGTAACAGTCCGGTACCGATCGGCACGGTGCCTATCTATCAGGCACTGGAAAAAGTGAACGGCGTGGCGGAAAACCTGACCTGGGAAATGTTCCGCGATACGTTACTGGAGCAGGCAGAACAAGGCGTTGACTACTTCACCATCCACGCCGGCGTGCTGTTGCGCTATGTACCGATGACCGCCAAGCGCCTGACCGGCATCGTCTCACGCGGTGGTTCGATCATGGCTAAATGGTGTCTGTCACACCATCAGGAAAACTTCCTGTACCAGCACTTCCGTGAAATCTGCGAGATCTGCGCCGCCTATGACGTCTCACTGTCCCTTGGCGACGGCCTGCGCCCAGGCTCGATTCAGGACGCCAATGACGAAGCGCAGTTCGCAGAACTGCACACGCTGGGCGAGTTGACCAAAATTGCCTGGGAATACGACGTGCAGGTGATGATCGAAGGCCCTGGTCACGTACCGATGCAAATGATCCGTCGCAACATGACCGAAGAGTTGGAGCATTGCCACGAAGCGCCGTTCTACACCCTTGGCCCGCTAACCACCGATATCGCTCCGGGCTATGACCACTTCACCTCCGGTATCGGCGCCGCGATGATCGGTTGGTTCGGCTGCGCCATGCTGTGTTACGTCACGCCGAAGGAGCACCTCGGGCTGCCGAACAAAGAAGACGTCAAACAGGGGCTGATCACCTACAAAATTGCCGCCCACGCCGCCGATTTGGCCAAAGGCCACCCTGGCGCTCAGATCCGCGATAACGCCATGTCCAAGGCGCGTTTCGAATTCCGCTGGGAAGATCAGTTCAACCTGGCGCTCGATCCGGCTACCGCACGGGCTTATCACGACGAAACCCTGCCGCAAGAGTCCGGCAAAATCGCCCACTTCTGTTCCATGTGCGGCCCCAAATTCTGCTCGATGAAAATTTCGCAGGAAGTTCGCGATTATGCCGCCGCGCAGGAAGCCGCCAAACCGATAGAAGTACAACTCACCGGCATGGAAAAAATGTCGGCCGAGTTCCGTTCGCGCGGCAGCGAGCTCTACCACAGCGCAGGCAACCTGCAAGAGGAACTGAGCAATGACTGA
- the thiE gene encoding thiamine phosphate synthase, translated as MTDITTPFPATPHKLGLYPVVDSVEWIARLLDAGVTTIQLRIKDLPDEQVEVDIAAAIALGKRYNARLFINDYWQLAIKHDAYGVHLGQEDLETTDLAAIHRAGLRLGVSTHDDTELARAIAVKPSYIALGHIFPTQTKDMPSAPQGLAELKRHILGLSNYPTVAIGGISIDRVADVLACGVGSVAVVSAITQAPDWRVATAQLLQLIEGKE; from the coding sequence ATGACTGATATCACCACACCTTTCCCCGCCACCCCGCACAAGCTGGGGTTATACCCGGTAGTCGACAGTGTCGAATGGATTGCTCGCCTGCTGGATGCGGGTGTTACCACGATCCAACTGCGCATCAAGGATCTGCCGGATGAGCAGGTCGAAGTGGATATTGCCGCCGCCATTGCACTCGGTAAAAGGTACAACGCCCGGCTGTTTATCAACGACTATTGGCAATTGGCGATTAAACACGATGCCTATGGCGTACACCTGGGTCAGGAAGATCTGGAGACCACCGATTTGGCGGCCATTCACCGCGCCGGATTACGTTTAGGGGTTTCTACCCATGACGATACCGAACTGGCACGGGCCATTGCAGTGAAGCCTTCTTATATTGCGCTGGGGCATATCTTCCCGACGCAAACCAAAGACATGCCTTCCGCTCCCCAGGGCTTGGCAGAGCTGAAACGCCATATCCTCGGGCTGAGCAACTATCCGACGGTGGCGATCGGCGGGATCAGTATCGATCGCGTGGCGGACGTGTTGGCCTGCGGCGTCGGTAGCGTGGCGGTGGTCAGCGCCATTACTCAGGCGCCGGACTGGCGCGTCGCCACCGCTCAACTGCTGCAGCTGATCGAAGGCAAGGAGTAA
- a CDS encoding Rsd/AlgQ family anti-sigma factor translates to MLNRLESLTQRVGGSNELVDQWLQARKQLLVAYCTLVGIKPNKEKHTPLNEKALENFCHNLVDYLSAGHFHIYDRIIKQVEGASSPKMSLAVNIYPKLWANTEQIMAFHDRYTEVDIDQDVCLEFHQALSDIGETLAARFTLEDKLILLAADAWQQAVPDQALDQVR, encoded by the coding sequence ATGCTCAACCGTTTGGAAAGCCTGACTCAGCGCGTTGGTGGTAGTAATGAATTAGTTGATCAATGGCTTCAGGCTCGCAAGCAACTGCTGGTCGCCTATTGCACCCTCGTGGGCATTAAACCGAATAAAGAAAAGCATACGCCGCTGAATGAAAAAGCGCTGGAGAACTTTTGCCATAATCTGGTGGATTACCTCTCCGCCGGTCATTTTCATATCTATGACAGAATTATCAAGCAAGTGGAAGGCGCATCCAGTCCGAAAATGAGTCTGGCAGTCAACATCTATCCCAAGCTCTGGGCCAATACCGAGCAGATTATGGCTTTCCACGATCGCTATACCGAAGTGGATATCGATCAGGACGTATGCCTGGAATTCCATCAGGCATTGTCGGATATCGGTGAAACTCTGGCGGCGCGTTTTACCCTGGAAGATAAGCTGATCCTGCTGGCGGCCGATGCCTGGCAACAAGCGGTACCGGACCAGGCGCTGGATCAGGTTCGTTAG
- a CDS encoding helix-turn-helix domain-containing protein yields MLVVSIRKIEVIMKKTPNYAEAISALLTQKGVGDRKHASTLASILNLQYNSAKQKLDGKRGITLDEAKKVFQYFNESFEGRRAHNCVFIMNSIHKRCNIEVDDKPVANIEDAETYAFRKDDLFVINTGRDKSAAAELYKVKKIDFLPAPRIAILDNDQDILELLKKITTRYGIETDTYSTAAAIIDGLERYAYEAFILDWLLDFGETSEKVVEKIKDRVDPPAQIIILTGQLNHYEKNIGDMILNYDVHLVEKPAKPLIISSLLLSHLFFN; encoded by the coding sequence ATGCTCGTGGTCAGCATCAGAAAAATCGAGGTGATCATGAAAAAAACGCCAAATTATGCAGAGGCCATTAGCGCCTTGTTGACCCAAAAAGGGGTGGGTGACAGGAAGCATGCATCCACGCTGGCGAGCATACTTAACCTTCAATACAACAGCGCCAAGCAGAAGCTGGACGGGAAAAGAGGCATCACTCTCGACGAGGCAAAAAAGGTATTTCAATACTTCAACGAATCGTTTGAAGGGCGCAGAGCCCATAATTGCGTGTTTATCATGAACAGCATACATAAACGATGCAATATTGAAGTGGATGACAAACCGGTAGCTAACATTGAGGATGCGGAAACCTACGCATTCAGAAAAGACGATCTTTTTGTTATTAACACCGGCAGAGATAAAAGCGCGGCTGCCGAGCTGTATAAGGTCAAAAAAATAGACTTTCTGCCGGCGCCAAGAATAGCCATACTCGACAACGACCAGGACATTCTGGAGCTGCTAAAGAAAATCACCACCCGCTACGGGATTGAAACAGACACTTACTCGACGGCGGCAGCGATCATCGACGGCCTGGAGCGGTACGCCTACGAAGCCTTTATTCTTGATTGGTTGTTAGACTTCGGTGAGACGTCCGAAAAGGTCGTAGAAAAGATCAAAGACCGAGTGGATCCCCCTGCACAAATCATCATCCTGACCGGCCAGTTAAACCACTATGAGAAAAACATAGGCGATATGATATTAAACTACGACGTGCATTTGGTTGAGAAACCGGCCAAGCCGCTGATTATCTCTTCACTGCTGCTTTCCCATTTATTTTTCAACTGA
- the nudC gene encoding NAD(+) diphosphatase, producing the protein MELALTGNENGWWIVSHESKLWLPNGELPCGLAASFSLQGRMARAIGEWEGLPVWLVRQAMPQEMGSVRQLLELDRGLFQLAGRGVQLADFYRSHRYCGYCGHEMHLSRTESACLCGNCRERYYPQIAPCVIVAIRRDDEILLAQHVRHRGGIHTVLAGFVEVGETLEQAAAREVMEESNIEIKNLRYVTSQPWPFPHSLMMAFMADYHRGEIRHDPKELLNAGWYRYDRLPLLPPPGTVARRLIEDTVALCREQ; encoded by the coding sequence ATGGAACTTGCATTAACGGGTAATGAAAATGGCTGGTGGATCGTCAGCCATGAAAGCAAACTTTGGTTACCAAACGGTGAATTGCCGTGCGGTTTGGCGGCGTCATTCTCCCTGCAGGGGCGGATGGCCCGGGCTATTGGTGAATGGGAGGGGTTGCCGGTCTGGCTGGTGCGTCAGGCGATGCCGCAGGAAATGGGCTCGGTGCGTCAACTGCTTGAGCTCGATCGCGGACTGTTCCAACTGGCTGGTCGGGGAGTGCAGCTGGCCGACTTCTACCGTTCCCATCGCTACTGCGGTTACTGTGGCCACGAGATGCACCTCAGTCGTACCGAGAGCGCCTGCCTGTGCGGCAATTGCCGGGAGCGTTACTACCCGCAGATCGCGCCCTGCGTGATCGTTGCCATCCGGCGTGACGATGAGATCCTGCTGGCGCAGCACGTACGTCATCGTGGCGGCATTCATACCGTCTTGGCCGGTTTTGTCGAGGTCGGTGAAACGCTGGAGCAGGCGGCAGCACGCGAGGTGATGGAGGAAAGTAACATTGAAATCAAAAATCTGCGTTACGTCACTTCGCAGCCCTGGCCGTTCCCGCATTCGCTGATGATGGCCTTTATGGCCGATTATCACCGGGGTGAGATCCGCCACGATCCGAAAGAACTGCTTAACGCCGGCTGGTACCGCTACGATCGGTTGCCGCTGTTGCCGCCGCCCGGCACCGTGGCGCGCCGCCTGATAGAGGACACCGTAGCCTTATGCCGCGAGCAATAA
- the hemE gene encoding uroporphyrinogen decarboxylase yields MNELKNDRYLRALLRQPVDVTPVWMMRQAGRYLPEYKATRAQAGDFMSLCKNAELACEVTLQPLRRFPLDAAILFSDILTIPDAMGLGLYFETGEGPRFSSPITCRADVDKLPAFDPEVELGYVMNAVRTIRRELKGEVPLIGFSGSPWTLATYMVEGGSSKAFTKLKKMMYAEPATLHLLLDKLADSVILYLNAQIKAGAQSVMVFDTWGGVLTGRDYREFSLHYMHKIVDGLLRENDGRRVPVTLFTKGGGQWLEAMAATGCDALGLDWTTDIADARRRVGDKVALQGNMDPSMLYASPERIAQEVETILAGFGHGEGHVFNLGHGIHLDVPPENAGAFVEAVHAQSGKYHR; encoded by the coding sequence ATGAATGAGTTGAAGAACGATCGTTACCTGCGCGCGCTGCTGCGTCAGCCGGTGGATGTGACCCCCGTATGGATGATGCGTCAGGCCGGTCGTTATTTGCCGGAGTACAAAGCCACCCGTGCCCAGGCCGGTGATTTTATGTCGCTGTGCAAGAACGCGGAACTGGCTTGCGAGGTTACGCTGCAGCCATTGCGCCGCTTCCCGCTGGATGCGGCCATTCTGTTCTCCGACATCCTCACCATTCCCGATGCTATGGGGCTGGGGCTGTATTTCGAAACCGGCGAAGGCCCGCGTTTCTCTTCCCCCATTACCTGTCGTGCCGACGTGGACAAGTTGCCGGCCTTCGATCCGGAAGTGGAGCTGGGCTATGTGATGAACGCGGTGCGTACTATCCGCCGCGAGCTTAAAGGCGAAGTGCCGCTGATCGGTTTCTCCGGCAGCCCATGGACCCTGGCAACCTACATGGTGGAAGGCGGCAGCAGCAAGGCCTTCACCAAGCTGAAAAAAATGATGTACGCGGAACCGGCTACGCTGCACCTGCTGCTGGATAAACTGGCAGACAGCGTCATTTTGTATCTCAATGCCCAGATCAAAGCCGGCGCGCAGTCGGTAATGGTCTTCGACACCTGGGGCGGCGTGCTGACCGGCCGTGACTACCGCGAATTCTCTTTGCATTACATGCATAAGATTGTCGATGGGCTGCTGCGTGAAAACGATGGCCGCCGCGTGCCGGTCACGCTGTTCACCAAAGGCGGAGGCCAGTGGCTGGAGGCCATGGCGGCCACGGGTTGTGACGCATTGGGTCTAGACTGGACGACCGACATCGCCGACGCGCGCCGACGTGTAGGCGATAAAGTGGCACTGCAGGGCAATATGGATCCGTCCATGCTGTATGCGTCGCCTGAGCGTATTGCCCAGGAAGTGGAAACCATTCTGGCCGGTTTCGGTCACGGTGAAGGGCATGTGTTCAACCTGGGTCACGGCATTCATTTGGATGTGCCGCCAGAAAATGCCGGCGCCTTTGTTGAGGCGGTTCACGCTCAATCGGGCAAATACCATCGCTAA
- the nfi gene encoding deoxyribonuclease V (cleaves DNA at apurinic or apyrimidinic sites), which yields MIDTQALRAEQLQRASEVIRFDDFRTESPAFIAGADVGFEQEGEVTRAAIAILRYPSLELVEYRVARVATTLPYIPGFLSFREYPALLAAWGQLQQKPDLVFVDGHGISHPRRLGVASHFGLLVDVPTIGVAKKRLCGKFAPLDAAAGALAPLEDKGEQLGWVWRSKARCNPLFISTGHRVGADSALAWVQRCMAGYRLPEPTRWADAIASRRPAFQRWLQQHPEVSQ from the coding sequence GTGATAGATACCCAAGCCCTGCGCGCGGAGCAATTGCAGCGCGCCTCGGAGGTGATTCGTTTCGATGACTTCCGGACCGAGTCGCCGGCCTTTATTGCCGGTGCCGACGTGGGCTTTGAACAGGAAGGTGAGGTGACGCGTGCCGCCATTGCCATCCTGCGCTATCCATCGCTGGAGCTGGTGGAGTATCGGGTGGCTCGTGTCGCGACCACCCTGCCTTACATTCCCGGCTTTTTATCGTTTCGTGAATACCCTGCGTTGCTCGCGGCCTGGGGGCAACTGCAGCAGAAGCCGGACCTGGTTTTTGTCGACGGCCATGGTATCTCGCACCCGCGACGTCTGGGCGTTGCCAGCCATTTTGGCCTACTGGTCGACGTGCCGACCATTGGCGTCGCCAAAAAGCGTCTGTGCGGTAAATTCGCCCCTTTGGACGCCGCCGCAGGCGCGTTGGCGCCACTGGAAGACAAAGGCGAGCAGTTGGGTTGGGTGTGGCGTAGCAAGGCGCGTTGTAATCCGTTGTTTATCTCCACCGGCCACCGCGTCGGGGCCGACAGTGCGTTGGCCTGGGTACAACGTTGCATGGCGGGCTACCGTTTGCCGGAACCTACGCGCTGGGCCGATGCCATCGCCTCGCGCCGGCCGGCCTTCCAGCGCTGGTTGCAGCAGCATCCAGAGGTGTCGCAATGA